The sequence CCCAGCACCACATGCCAGAATGCCCAAAGCAGGAAACTCCCTTCCTGACCCTCCCAAAAGCAGGAGATCATATAGTAAACGGGAAGATCATTTGACGAATGCTTCCAGACATAGTCGTATTCGTAGTAATGATTATAGATGAGATAGAAGAGGGTGCCGATAATGCCGAGGATGGCAACAGAATGTACTACGAATGCTGTACGGCCGGAGTTGCGCCAGAGGCGATCCAGCGGATTGCGAAGCGAAAAGTAATAGGAAATGAGCGCGTATAGAGCGAATCCAAAAGAAAGGGCTACAAAGAGATAGCCCAAATATCCCGGAAAAAGGTGTTCGCCTGAAAAGTTATTTTCCATCTAGTTCACTGATGCCTCCTGCCATTCCGATTGGTCCGCATTGTACTTTGACGGACATTTCATCAGAATCTTAGTGGCATGAAACTCCTCGCCATTCGCATTACCTACGATCACCACTTTTTCAGAACGCTCAAAATCCTGCGGTTTGGTGTCATGGTAAACGACTTTCCGGATCTCCCCATTATTATCGCGGAGATAAAAGGAGAAATAGTTGGGATCCTCAACGGGGTTGTAGTAAAGCTCACCGGCAGAATCCAGTTCGCCAATTACGTGGAAATCCTTCTCTGGATATTTGGATGCTTCTGAAAAGGTGACAAATGTAGAGGCATCACCCATCGTAGAAATCAGGATAGAAATGGCAATGCCAATAACTATGAGTCCTGCTATATTGGATTTTTTCATTTATTACGATTTTGATCTTCCAGTTTTTTCAACTTTCGTTCAATGCTGATCAAATACATTATAATTCCTGCAAAGATGATAACAAGCGAAGCAACGACAACATATAATTTGTCAGAACTTCTCATAAACCCGTCCAGCGAAGCTGAAGTATCAGCTTGCTGCGCAAAAACTATGCATGCTGATAGCGTGAAAAACAAACATGATAAAGCAATTTTATTCATCAAAAAGGATTGAATTATGAAGCAGGGAAATACGGGTTCTGAGCAGCGCGAACCAGACGCCTAACAGTGCCCATCCGAGAACTGCCGGATAAAACACCAGGCGCATCTGATCGTCAAGATCATAAGCATTAAATCCAGGATTGCCGCCATTGCCGGGGTGGAGTGAATCCGTCATCCGGGGGAGCACAAAAATGAGCGGGATGAGTGCCGAAAGTGCAAAAATGTTGTACACCGCAGAGATCTTCGCCCGCTGGTGTTCTTCGGCAAATGAACTTCTCAATACCAGGTATGCGAAATAAATCAGTAATCCGATCGCTGAACCCAGTTGCTTGGGATCGTTGCTCCACCACTCTCCCCAAGTGTATTGCGCCCAAACCATTCCGGTAACCATCCCCAGGCAGCCAAAGACAATTCCGGTATTGGCAAATTCAACAGAGTAAATATCATATTTCTCCCTGCTGGTAGCCAGATACGCAATGGCATATCCGGCAGACACAAGGAACAGGAGAATCATCCCGAACCACATGGGTACATGAAAATAAAGGTTGCGAATGGACTCTTCCAGGATCACCTTGTCAGGTACAGAAAAAAGGAATCCGGCTACGAGCGTGTAAAGAATCAAGAAGACTGCTAAAGTCTTCCATAAATAGCCCTTTTTGATCATTTGACGACCATAAATTATTCGCGCCAAAGGTAGGGAAAGAGCAAGTAAGATACAACGAGAACAATGGCATTCAGCGCCAGTAACGCCCATAATTCCTGCCCTCCTTCTTCAATTGAAAGTCCTGCCATGCTCCGCTGGCTGAGGCGGATGAGCAAGAGCAATTGAGGCAATATCACCGGAAAGCTCAAAATGGGCATAAGCGTGGCGCTGTTCCGCGCTTTAGAGGCAATGGCCGAAACCATCGTAAAGCTAAACGCAAAGCCGCTGCTACCAAGCAACTGAACCAGTGCAAAGAATTGCAAATTCTCCATCTCGTTGCCCATAAAGAATGAGAAGATGATAAAGGCAAGCAAGGATAGAAATACCAGCAGTAAAAAATTGTAGATCATCTTAGAAAGGATGATCATGCTCGGGCTTGCGAGGCTGTAATAATAGAGCAGCCGTCCCTGTCCTTCCAGCATAAAGCTTTTGGCCACGGCATTCACAGAAGCAAAAAGAATGATGATCCAGTACAGCGAAATCCAGGCGGTGGGATCTATCACTACGAAGGACAGGTAAACGATAAAAACAGTGCTGAAGACGTAGAGCACAATTCCGCTCAGGGCATATCGCTGCCGGACCTCAAGCAGCATATCCTTATAGATCAGATCACGAAGAATGATGATGGACCGCACGGTTGAAAATTTCTGCAAATGTATATGAGTGAAAATTCCCGAACGGCCTCAACCATCTACTTACCAGTATTTTTAGCAAATCCTCTCCATATAATCACCTATCCTCCTAAAGCGTAACGTATATATACTTATTCAATCTCTTTTTACTCAAAATTTTTTACAAGCCTGCAAACGAAAAACGAGGATGCAATGATCTTTTCATTCAATTAAAACCCTTGATATTACTGAGATACAAGATAAGATAAGTAATACCACCTAAAAAATTTTATTTAATACTTGCGTATTATAAATCCCCTACGTATATTTGACCCATTGTTTGATCAGGCAACCCATTTTTCAACTAAAAAAGCCAGTTATTATGACTACTCAAGCATTCAACACGCAAGTAATTGACAGTTCCACTTCCTTAAAGCCTATTGCGCTCAGCCTCACGAAGGATTCTGAAGACGCCAATGACCTGATCCAGGAAACAATGCTAAGGGCAATTTCCAGCAAAGACAAGTTCCGGGAAGGCACAAACCTTAAGGCATGGCTTTATACCATCATGAAGAACATCTTCATCAATAACTATCGCAGAAAGATGAAGCGGAACACGATCATTGACACCACTGATAACAACTACTTCATTAATTCCACAGATCGTACAATTTATAATAATGGCGAATCGAATCTGAATATGGAGGATATAGACAAAGCATTTTCCAGGATGAGTCCTGACTTCAAGGTTCCTTTCCTGATGCATTTTAAAGGTTTCAAATACCAGGAAATTGCCAACGATCTGGAACTTCCTATCGGTACGGTAAAAAGCCGGATTCACTTTGCACGGAAAGAACTAAAGGGAAAATTAAAGGGATATTACAAGAGCAAAGCCTGACGACTGATGATTGGTGATTTTTGAAGCCGTGGCGACTTTGGTTGTCACGGCTTTTTTAATTTACTTAGGTGTCTATATTATTCTTAGGTATTGCTCCCGGAAGGAAACTTTATTATCGTCCTGTCAAAAGTAAAAAGCCTCCATTTTACATAAGTATGAATAAAATATAAAATAAATATTATTTAATCAGAAAAATAGATTCTAAGATCAAAAAAGGTTTTTTTTGAACCGTTTAAAACCGCCAAAAAATAAATTTTGGCGTTAGAACCCCGGAGTGCCATAGCTTTAAGTATTACTACCTAAATTCAGTCTGAAAATATTTGGAAGAGACAGGAACTTTCTATAAGTTCGAAATCAATTCCAGAGCAAACTAAATTTTACTCCTATGTCCAACTCAGACTTTACCTCCCGCGTTTATGAATACTCCACCTCCCTGAAACCCATAGCGCTCAACCTGACGCGAAATATGGATAATGCAAAAGATCTTTTGCAGGAAACCATGCTCAGGGCACTGTCAAGCCGGGATAAATTCAAGGAAGGCACCAACCTGAAAGCATGGTTGTACACCATCATGAAGAACATCTTCATTAATAACTACCGGAGAAAAATTAAACGGAAGGTTATTATTGATTCCACTGACAATCTTTTTTACCTCAGTCCTACTGAAAGAATGCAGGACAACAGTGGTGAGTCAAAACTCAATATGGACGACATCAGCCGAGCCTTTGAGCATATCAGCAACGATTTTAAAATTCCGTTCCTGATGCATTTTAAAGGATTCAAGTATCAGGAAATAGCTGACGACCTGGGCCTTCCTATTGGAACGGTGAAAAGCCGGATCCACTTTGCCCGAAAAGATTTAAAAAGCAAACTCAATAGCTATTATAACGAATAATACTTCACTGGAGCTTAAAATTTTGAAAAGCGGTACTCTTGAATGAGGCCGCTTTTTTTGTGTGCTTTATATTTCCTTATCTATATTCGCCTCCATTACATTCACTAAACTATTTAATATCATGAAGAAATATCTTCCTTTCCTGCTAACCGCACCCATCGCATTTTTTTCAGGCTGCGATAATTCAGGCTCTGATAGCGAGCAGACAGCCGGAGGGACCGATACCTCTCAATATATTTCAGTGGCCGAAGGCTATGACATTGAACAGCTTCTCAACAAGTATGTCTCCGTGGAACTTACTGCGGACCTCAGCTCATTGACTAACAGGCAGAAACAGATGATCCCGTTGCTGATTGAAGCATCTCAGCTTATGGATGAGATATTCTGGACAGAGGCTTTTGGTGGACAGGACACGTTGCTGCCGCGTATCGAAGATGAAGCCGTGCGAAAATTCGTAAACATAAACTACGGCCCATGGGATAGATTGAACAATAATGAACCGTTCATACAGGGCTATGGCGCAAAACCTCTGACAGCCAATTTCTATCCTGCCGGGTTGACCAGGGAGGAATTTGAAGCATCATCAGCAGAAAATAAAAACAGCCAATACACGCTGATAAGGAGAAGTGAAGACGGCAGCCTGAAAAGTATCTGGTATCACGAAGCCTTTACAGATCAAAATGTAAGGGCAGCAGACCTCCTGCTGAGAGCAGCAGAACTTGCCGAAGACAAAGGACTCCGCAACTACCTGAGCCTGCGCGCAGATGCCCTGCTCAATGATCAATACCGCCAAAGCGACATGGCCTGGCTTGATATGAAGGATAACACGCTTGACATCGTGATAGGGCCGATTGAAAATTATGAGGATAAACTCATGGGACTAAAAGCAGCCCATGAAGCTTATGTATTGGTAAAAGACAAGGAATGGAGCAGCCGCCTCTCTAAATATGCTGCTATGCTCCCATCTCTGCAGGAAGGGTTGCCGGTAGCAGCAAGATACAAAGCGGAAAAGCCGGGCACCGATAGCGAACTCAATGCTTATGATGTAATATTTTATGCCGGAGATTGTAATGCCGGCAGCAAGACCATCGCCATCAACTTGCCCAATGATGAGCAGGTGCAGCTAGAAAAAGGGACGCGCAGATTGCAACTGAAAAATGCTATGCAGGCCAAATTCGAGAAAATCCTCATCCCTGTTTCTCAGGAGTTGATTGCGGAAGACCAACAGCAGCACATCACTTTCGATGCATTTTTTGCCAACACCATGTTCCATGAAGTGGCGCATGGTCTGGGCATTAAGAATACACTTGATGGAACCCAAACGGTAAGAGAGGCCTTGCAGGAACATGCCTCCGCGCTGGAGGAAGGAAAGGCGGATATTCTGGGCTTATACATGGTTACAGAACTGCATGAGCAGGGAGAAATTAAGGGAGCACTCGAAGAATATTATGTCACCTTTATGGCAAGTATTTTCAGATCCGTTCGTTTCGGAGCGGCCAGCGCTCATGGAAAGGCCAACATGCTCCGGTTTAACTATTTCAGAGACGCAGGCGCATTTACCCGCGATCCTGAAAACGGACGCTACCGGGTAGATATGGCAAAAATGCAGGCCGCTATGAACTCACTTTCGGAAAAGATCCTGATGTTGCAGGGCGATGGTGATAAAGCCGGTACAGAGGAACTGATGCAGGAAATAGGCTCCGTCAGCCCACAATTGCAGGAAGACCTGGACCGCTTGACAGCCCGTGACATTCCTGTAGATATTGTATTTGAACAAGGAGTGAAAATTCTGGGGCTGGATACCATTCCTCAATAATTATTATCCTTTGATTTTTCCCTGAAATCCTAAACAACCAGGGCGTTTTCAGTAAATTATCTTCCTACAGGATCAGGGAGGAATATGGCTGCAAATGTTCCAGCAGCGCCTGCATGTCGCGCGACTTTGACGGATTTTTCAGCTTTTCATAGGAGAAGATCAGGTTGCGGATGATGCGCAGAATAATATCTACATTGCCACAGGGCTCATAATAAAAATCCTCAGGTTCAACCTGGAGTTGCTTCAGGAACTGGTCAATATTCCATTTGCTGAAAACGAGACCCTTGTTAAAGGCATTGATATAAAAAAGCACATTACCTCCGGCCTGGTGATGAAGGTAATTCTTCCCGGCATTATATGCACTCTGTGTTCTGATCTTTGTATCGTCACGGTATGCAAGGATAAAATGCTGGGGCAGGTTTACTCCGAAGATGGGGATATTCAGCCTCTGAGCTATAACAGAATAAATAATAGCCAGAGAAATAGGATTTCCTTTTTTTGTCTCTAGCACGCGGTTAATAAAGCTATTATCAGGAGAATGATAATTTTCTGTATTTCCTTTAAAACCATGAACCTGGTAAAAGATATAGTTCAGCACCCTAACTTTCTCCAGGGACGAAAGATCGTTATGCAGTTCCAGCCAGGCATCCAGCTTCAGTTGATCTATTTTATTGCTCAGATCCTGCCGGTCAAGACCGGGATACCGGAATTTGGCCACAAGGAATGCACCTTCAAAAAGATCCTTTGCCCCATCCTTTGCCCAGGATTTGAGATTCTGTAGTGTTTCGGTGTATTGAAGCTGATGGATGAGTGTTTCAATGCGCTGCTGGAGAGCATGGCTGGCCTGCGTATGCCAGAGGACTTCAAGAGCCGGAATGACAGGCGTACCCAATGCCAGTATTCTCTCCTCAACATGATTTACGACTTCTTCGTCAGTATCATCAAGCAGGCTAATGAGCGCTTGTATTTCTTTGGAATCCAACACAACAGAGCGTATTCTCTTTCGGGCTAAATAATAACTACAATATGCCTGATGGTTAGGTTTTTTTCTTGGCCTTCCGCTTTCCCTTTGGAGGGCTTTTCTTGTGGTTTTGCACCAGTTCTGCTACCTCCTCTAGTGTGAGGTCTTCCGGAACTTTATCCTTCGGAATGCGCACGTTAAGCCGATTGTATGAAATGTAGGGGCCGTAGCGGCCATTCAAAATTCGCAGCGGCTTGCCTTCATATTCCAGAGTTTTGATCTCCTGTTTTTTCTTGGCTTCGCGCTTTTCGGAGATCAGCTCCTTTGCCTGCTCCTCCGTTACTTCCAATGGATCCAGGGTTTTTGGCAAAGAATAAAACTGGCCGTCATGACGCAAATAAGGGCCGAAACGCCCGATGTCCGCCACAATCTCCAATTCTTCAAATTCGCCTACCGTGCGAGGCAGCTTGAACAATTCCAGCGCGTCCTCTACCGTGATGGTTTCCAGAAGCTGACCGCTTTTAAGCTTGCTGTATTTTGGCTTTTCATCCTCCGAGCCTTCCCCGATCTGAACATAAGGACCGTACCGGCCTACTTTCCCTATCATGGGTTCGCCCGTTTCAGGATGAGTGCCGAGATGTACTTCTTTTCTTTCTACTTTTTTGTTTTGGGTTTCCTCTACCGTTTTATGAAATGGAAAGTAAAAGCTTCCAAGCATTTTCTGCCAATCCTTTCCTCCTTCAGCGATTTCATCAAACTCCTTCTCAACTTTTGCAGTGAAATTGAAATCCATAATACCGGCAAAGTGATCAATCAGAAAATCATTCACCACCATTCCTATGTTGGTAGGAAAAAGTTTTCCTTTCTCTGCTCCGAAGTTCTCTTGTTCTTCTTTCGTGGCCACTTCACCGTTTTTCAGGGTCATTACGGTGTATTTCCGTGTTTGCCCCTCCCGGTTTTCCTTCGTAATGTAGCCGCGTTTCTGAATGGTAGAAATAGTAGGAGCGTAAGTAGACGGCCTACCGATACCAAGTTCTTCCAGCTTTTTCACCAAAGAGGCTTCAGCATATCTTGCCGCAGGGCGATTAAATCGCTGAATGGCCTGCATGTACCGAAGGTCAAGTTCCTGGCCCTTGCTCAGAGGCGGCAACATTCCGCTGGCTTCCGATTCTTCGTCCTCATCATCCTTACCTTCCAGGTATACCTTTAGAAATCCCTCAAACTTCAGCACTTCGCCCTGGGCCTGAAGCTGGCTTTTATTCGTA is a genomic window of Bacteroidia bacterium containing:
- a CDS encoding cytochrome c maturation protein CcmE, with amino-acid sequence MKKSNIAGLIVIGIAISILISTMGDASTFVTFSEASKYPEKDFHVIGELDSAGELYYNPVEDPNYFSFYLRDNNGEIRKVVYHDTKPQDFERSEKVVIVGNANGEEFHATKILMKCPSKYNADQSEWQEASVN
- a CDS encoding CcmD family protein, whose protein sequence is MNKIALSCLFFTLSACIVFAQQADTSASLDGFMRSSDKLYVVVASLVIIFAGIIMYLISIERKLKKLEDQNRNK
- the ccsA gene encoding cytochrome c biogenesis protein CcsA; the protein is MIKKGYLWKTLAVFLILYTLVAGFLFSVPDKVILEESIRNLYFHVPMWFGMILLFLVSAGYAIAYLATSREKYDIYSVEFANTGIVFGCLGMVTGMVWAQYTWGEWWSNDPKQLGSAIGLLIYFAYLVLRSSFAEEHQRAKISAVYNIFALSALIPLIFVLPRMTDSLHPGNGGNPGFNAYDLDDQMRLVFYPAVLGWALLGVWFALLRTRISLLHNSILFDE
- a CDS encoding heme exporter protein CcmB → MRSIIILRDLIYKDMLLEVRQRYALSGIVLYVFSTVFIVYLSFVVIDPTAWISLYWIIILFASVNAVAKSFMLEGQGRLLYYYSLASPSMIILSKMIYNFLLLVFLSLLAFIIFSFFMGNEMENLQFFALVQLLGSSGFAFSFTMVSAIASKARNSATLMPILSFPVILPQLLLLIRLSQRSMAGLSIEEGGQELWALLALNAIVLVVSYLLFPYLWRE
- a CDS encoding RNA polymerase sigma factor, producing the protein MTTQAFNTQVIDSSTSLKPIALSLTKDSEDANDLIQETMLRAISSKDKFREGTNLKAWLYTIMKNIFINNYRRKMKRNTIIDTTDNNYFINSTDRTIYNNGESNLNMEDIDKAFSRMSPDFKVPFLMHFKGFKYQEIANDLELPIGTVKSRIHFARKELKGKLKGYYKSKA
- a CDS encoding RNA polymerase sigma factor; translation: MSNSDFTSRVYEYSTSLKPIALNLTRNMDNAKDLLQETMLRALSSRDKFKEGTNLKAWLYTIMKNIFINNYRRKIKRKVIIDSTDNLFYLSPTERMQDNSGESKLNMDDISRAFEHISNDFKIPFLMHFKGFKYQEIADDLGLPIGTVKSRIHFARKDLKSKLNSYYNE
- a CDS encoding Zn-dependent hydrolase, with protein sequence MKKYLPFLLTAPIAFFSGCDNSGSDSEQTAGGTDTSQYISVAEGYDIEQLLNKYVSVELTADLSSLTNRQKQMIPLLIEASQLMDEIFWTEAFGGQDTLLPRIEDEAVRKFVNINYGPWDRLNNNEPFIQGYGAKPLTANFYPAGLTREEFEASSAENKNSQYTLIRRSEDGSLKSIWYHEAFTDQNVRAADLLLRAAELAEDKGLRNYLSLRADALLNDQYRQSDMAWLDMKDNTLDIVIGPIENYEDKLMGLKAAHEAYVLVKDKEWSSRLSKYAAMLPSLQEGLPVAARYKAEKPGTDSELNAYDVIFYAGDCNAGSKTIAINLPNDEQVQLEKGTRRLQLKNAMQAKFEKILIPVSQELIAEDQQQHITFDAFFANTMFHEVAHGLGIKNTLDGTQTVREALQEHASALEEGKADILGLYMVTELHEQGEIKGALEEYYVTFMASIFRSVRFGAASAHGKANMLRFNYFRDAGAFTRDPENGRYRVDMAKMQAAMNSLSEKILMLQGDGDKAGTEELMQEIGSVSPQLQEDLDRLTARDIPVDIVFEQGVKILGLDTIPQ
- a CDS encoding transglutaminase-like domain-containing protein is translated as MLDSKEIQALISLLDDTDEEVVNHVEERILALGTPVIPALEVLWHTQASHALQQRIETLIHQLQYTETLQNLKSWAKDGAKDLFEGAFLVAKFRYPGLDRQDLSNKIDQLKLDAWLELHNDLSSLEKVRVLNYIFYQVHGFKGNTENYHSPDNSFINRVLETKKGNPISLAIIYSVIAQRLNIPIFGVNLPQHFILAYRDDTKIRTQSAYNAGKNYLHHQAGGNVLFYINAFNKGLVFSKWNIDQFLKQLQVEPEDFYYEPCGNVDIILRIIRNLIFSYEKLKNPSKSRDMQALLEHLQPYSSLIL
- the topA gene encoding type I DNA topoisomerase, encoding MVKNLVIVESPAKAKTIEKFLGKDYTVTSCYGHIRDLAPDKLSVEVEKNFEPHYEIPDDKKKLVRELKKLAEEAEMIWLATDEDREGEAISWHLKEALGLKNDSIKRIVFHEITKNAILQAIASPRSINENLVDAQQARRVLDRLVGFELSPILWRKIKPALSAGRVQSVAVRLVVDREREIIAHKASDFYKISAVFNVKTKDGKSAELKAELPQKLKSAEEAGSFLNECTKAIYSISDIEVKPAKKSPAAPFTTSTLQQEASRKLGFSVSQTMMVAQKLYEAGHITYMRTDSMNLSELALESAEKKIKESYGEKYHKRRQYATKSKGAQEAHEAIRPTYMENEEVGGDNSSKRLYDLIWKRTIASQMANAELERTTVKIDISTNKSQLQAQGEVLKFEGFLKVYLEGKDDEDEESEASGMLPPLSKGQELDLRYMQAIQRFNRPAARYAEASLVKKLEELGIGRPSTYAPTISTIQKRGYITKENREGQTRKYTVMTLKNGEVATKEEQENFGAEKGKLFPTNIGMVVNDFLIDHFAGIMDFNFTAKVEKEFDEIAEGGKDWQKMLGSFYFPFHKTVEETQNKKVERKEVHLGTHPETGEPMIGKVGRYGPYVQIGEGSEDEKPKYSKLKSGQLLETITVEDALELFKLPRTVGEFEELEIVADIGRFGPYLRHDGQFYSLPKTLDPLEVTEEQAKELISEKREAKKKQEIKTLEYEGKPLRILNGRYGPYISYNRLNVRIPKDKVPEDLTLEEVAELVQNHKKSPPKGKRKAKKKT